From Orcinus orca chromosome 3, mOrcOrc1.1, whole genome shotgun sequence, a single genomic window includes:
- the ANKRD24 gene encoding ankyrin repeat domain-containing protein 24 isoform X7, translating to MMPHGWPPSLSARGWCPRSWTPRIPPGGHEGCSQLSRGDADTRRQRYEHGWGRLQCPPPGRQVWAPSVLEATTAAAGGCISCSEMLCSFKAHLNPRDRLGTTPLIIAAQMCHTDLCRLLLQQGAAANDQDLQGRTALMLACEGASPETVEVLLQGGAQPGITDALGQDAAHYGALAGDKLILHLLQEAAQRPSAPSEDDSGEASSQNSVSSHEKQGAPKKRKAPQPPANIPMPDDQDAYEEIVRLRQERGRLLQKIRGLEQNQERKKQELPEAEASSLHSLERQVQELQQLLAERQEEKESLGREVESLQSRLSLLENERENTSYDVATLQDEEGELPDFPGAEALLSKHLSPSAQDLLASLQEQVATLTRQNQELMEKVQILEHFEKDEMEADSLAEVIPLALYNSLRAEFDQLRRQHAKALQALGQQEAQEGPGEEEAAPREGNGLGAKAARNGPVEAELNGTAAPETRVNGAESTDEEAAGVETTEARALEAASMVAEATETRPTDAEATETEGVGAERLETKAAGAEVTETKTLEEGGNSETEATGAESTNMKTEEPEWKASGTGAVQEELTGTGTMKTEAVGVEATTPRVTTGPTLHPSAAELEAAHGKCEPAEAEGGGAGGVSSGDTGQLRAALEQAREDLRDRDCRLREMEAASAQLDEAQAGRLLAEEEARGLRAELAQREELRLELSREVQALREQLATAAAAGEQQRAAAVKLGQARDVAEARASELAAACEEARRGLAELREASEVLHQSVVPASEHHRLQEEALELRGRAASLEQEVVATGKEAARLRAELERERVGSVARLEHERIVDALQANVAQLQGQLEELGRRHEKTSAEVFQVQREALFMKSERHAAEAQLATAEQQLRGLRTEAERARQAQSRAQEALESAKEKDKKITELSKEVFSLKEALKDQPGAPGSSDVEALRGQVKALREQLEEAARDHSAVVALYRSHLLYAIQGQMDEDVQQILSQILQMQRLQAQGR from the exons ATGATGCCGCACGGGTGGCCTCCCTCATTGTCCGCAAGGGGCTGGTGCCCACGAAGCTGGACCCCGAGG attCCACCTGGCGGCCATGAGGGGTGCAGCCAGCTGTCTAGAGGTGATGCTGACACACGGCGCCAACGTTATGAGCACGGATGGGGCAG gTTACAGTGCCCTCCACCTGGCCGCCAAGTATGGGCACCCTCAGTGCTTGAAGCAACTACTGCAG cGGCTGGCggctgcatctcctgctcagaaatgCTCTGCTCCTTCAAGGCACATCTGAATCCCCGAGATCGG ctgggtACAACACCCCTCATCATAGCAGCTCAGATGTGTCACACAGATCTGTGCCGCCTCCTCCTGCAGCAAGGGGCTGCTGCAAATGACCAGGACCTTCAGGGCAG GACGGCCCTGATGCTGGCCTGTGAGGGAGCCAGCCCCGAAACAGTGGAGGTGCTGCTGCAGGGTGGGGCCCAGCCGGGCATCACTGATGCGCTGGGCCAGGACGCTGCTCACTACGGCGCCCTGGCAGGGGACAAACTCATCCTACACCTCCTGCAGGAGGCCGCCCAGCGCCCCTCAGCACCCAGCG aggaTGACTCAGGCGAGGCATCATCTCAG AACTCTGTGTCCAGCCATGAAAAGCAAGGGGCCCCCAAGAAGCGAAAGGCACCTCAGCCCCCTGCCAATATCCCGATGCCG GATGATCAAGATGCCTATGAGGAGATCGTGCGGCTGCGACAGGAGAGGGGCCGCCTGCTGCAGAAGATCCGGGGCCTGGAGCAGAACCAGGAACGGAAGAAGCAGGAG CTGCCAGAGGCGGAGGCCAGCTCCCTCCACAGCCTGGAGAGACAG GTGCAAGAGCTACAGCAGCTGctggcagagaggcaggaggagaaggagagtcTAGGACGGGAGGTGGAAAGTTTGCAGAGCAGGCTGTCCCTGCTGGAG AATGAGAGGGAGAACACCAGCTATGATGTGGCCACCCTGCAGGACGAGGAGGGTGAGCTGCCCGACTTCCCAG GGGCTGAGGCGCTGCTCTCCAAGCACCTAAGCCCATCGGCCCAGGATCTCTTGGCCTCGCTGCAGGAGCAGGTGGCCACGCTCACCAGACAGAACCAGGAACTGATGGAGAAGgtccag ATCCTGGAGCACTTCGAGAAGGACGAGATGGAGGCTGACAGTCTGGCCGAGGTCATCCCTCTGGCGCTGTACAACTCTCTCCGGGCTGAGTTTGACCAGCTCCGCAGGCAGCATGCCAAGGCCCTGCAGGCGCTGGGGCAGCAGGAAGCACAGGAGGGCCCTGGAGAAGAGGAGGCAGCCCCTAGGGAGGGCAACGGCCTGGGAGCCAAGGCCGCCAGAAACGGACCAGTGGAAGCAGAGCTTAACGGCACTGCAGCTCCGGAAACTAGAGTTAATGGAGCCGAGAGCACAGATGAGGAGGCTGCGGGAGTAGAAACCACGGAAGCCAGAGCTTTGGAAGCAGCATCCATGGTGGCAGAGGCCACGGAAACAAGACCCACGGACGCTGAGGCCACAGAAACAGAGGGTGTGGGCGCCGAGCGCTTGGAAACAAAGGCCGCGGGGGCTGAGGTCACAGAAACGAAAACTCTAGAAGAAGGAGGAAACTCAGAAACAGAGGCCACGGGAGCAGAGTCCACAAATATGAAAACAGAGGAACCAGAATGGAAGGCCAGTGGAACAGGTGCTGTGCAGGAAGAGCTCACAGGCACAGGGACCATGAAAACGGAGGCCGTGGGAGTGGAGGCCACGACCCCGAGGGTCACCACAGGCCCCACCTTGCACCCCAGTGCTGCTGAGCTGGAGGCGGCCCACGGCAAGTGTGAGCCCGCGGAGGCCGAGGGTGGTGGAGCTGGCGGGGTCAGCAGCGGTGACACAGGCCAGCTGCGGGCCGCCCTGGAGCAGGCCCGGGAGGACCTCCGAGACCGGGACTGCCGCCTCCGGGAGATGGAAGCGGCCTCAGCCCAGCTGGACGAGGCCCAGGCCGGCCGGCTGTTGGCCGAGGAGGAGGCTCGAGGCCTGCGGGCAGAGCTGGCCCAGCGGGAGGAGTTGCGGCTGGAGCTGAGCCGGGAGGTGCAGGCCCTACGGGAGCAGCTGGCTACGGCCGCAGCCGCCGGGGAGCAGCAGCGGGCTGCGGCCGTCAAGCTGGGCCAGGCGCGGGACGTGGCTGAGGCCCGGGCTTCTGAGCTGGCCGCGGCCTGCGAGGAGGCTCGGCGGGGCCTGGCGGAATTGCGTGAGGCCTCCGAGGTGCTCCACCAGTCAGTGGTGCCAGCCTCGGAGCATCACCGGCTGCAGGAGGAGGCCCTGGAGTTGCGGGGACGGGCGGCCAGCCTGGAGCAGGAGGTGGTGGCCACAGGCAAGGAGGCCGCCCGtctgagggcagagctggagcGCGAGCGTGTAGGCAGCGTGGCCCGCCTGGAGCACGAGCGCATCGTGGATGCCCTGCAGGCCAACGTGGCCCAGCTGCAGGGGCAGCTGGAGGAGCTGGGGCGACGCCACGAGAAGACCAGCGCCGAGGTCTTCCAG GTGCAGCGGGAGGCGCTATTCATGAAGAGTGAACGGCACGCGGCCGAGGCCCAGCTGGCCACCGCAGAGCAGCAGCTGCGGGGGCTACGTACTGAGGCCGAGCGGGCACGCCAGGCCCAGAGCCGTGCCCAGGAGGCCCTGGAGAGCGCCAAGGAGAAGGACAAGAAG
- the ANKRD24 gene encoding ankyrin repeat domain-containing protein 24 isoform X8, whose product MRGAASCLEVMLTHGANVMSTDGAGYSALHLAAKYGHPQCLKQLLQASCVVDTVDSSGWTALHHAAAGGCISCSEMLCSFKAHLNPRDRLGTTPLIIAAQMCHTDLCRLLLQQGAAANDQDLQGRTALMLACEGASPETVEVLLQGGAQPGITDALGQDAAHYGALAGDKLILHLLQEAAQRPSAPSEDDSGEASSQNSVSSHEKQGAPKKRKAPQPPANIPMPDDQDAYEEIVRLRQERGRLLQKIRGLEQNQERKKQELPEAEASSLHSLERQVQELQQLLAERQEEKESLGREVESLQSRLSLLENERENTSYDVATLQDEEGELPDFPGAEALLSKHLSPSAQDLLASLQEQVATLTRQNQELMEKVQILEHFEKDEMEADSLAEVIPLALYNSLRAEFDQLRRQHAKALQALGQQEAQEGPGEEEAAPREGNGLGAKAARNGPVEAELNGTAAPETRVNGAESTDEEAAGVETTEARALEAASMVAEATETRPTDAEATETEGVGAERLETKAAGAEVTETKTLEEGGNSETEATGAESTNMKTEEPEWKASGTGAVQEELTGTGTMKTEAVGVEATTPRVTTGPTLHPSAAELEAAHGKCEPAEAEGGGAGGVSSGDTGQLRAALEQAREDLRDRDCRLREMEAASAQLDEAQAGRLLAEEEARGLRAELAQREELRLELSREVQALREQLATAAAAGEQQRAAAVKLGQARDVAEARASELAAACEEARRGLAELREASEVLHQSVVPASEHHRLQEEALELRGRAASLEQEVVATGKEAARLRAELERERVGSVARLEHERIVDALQANVAQLQGQLEELGRRHEKTSAEVFQVQREALFMKSERHAAEAQLATAEQQLRGLRTEAERARQAQSRAQEALESAKEKDKKITELSKEVFSLKEALKDQPGAPGSSDVEALRGQVKALREQLEEAARDHSAVVALYRSHLLYAIQGQMDEDVQQILSQILQMQRLQAQGR is encoded by the exons ATGAGGGGTGCAGCCAGCTGTCTAGAGGTGATGCTGACACACGGCGCCAACGTTATGAGCACGGATGGGGCAG gTTACAGTGCCCTCCACCTGGCCGCCAAGTATGGGCACCCTCAGTGCTTGAAGCAACTACTGCAG GCATCCTGCGTGGTGGATACTGTGGACAGTAGTGGGTGGACGGCCCTGCATCACGCAG cGGCTGGCggctgcatctcctgctcagaaatgCTCTGCTCCTTCAAGGCACATCTGAATCCCCGAGATCGG ctgggtACAACACCCCTCATCATAGCAGCTCAGATGTGTCACACAGATCTGTGCCGCCTCCTCCTGCAGCAAGGGGCTGCTGCAAATGACCAGGACCTTCAGGGCAG GACGGCCCTGATGCTGGCCTGTGAGGGAGCCAGCCCCGAAACAGTGGAGGTGCTGCTGCAGGGTGGGGCCCAGCCGGGCATCACTGATGCGCTGGGCCAGGACGCTGCTCACTACGGCGCCCTGGCAGGGGACAAACTCATCCTACACCTCCTGCAGGAGGCCGCCCAGCGCCCCTCAGCACCCAGCG aggaTGACTCAGGCGAGGCATCATCTCAG AACTCTGTGTCCAGCCATGAAAAGCAAGGGGCCCCCAAGAAGCGAAAGGCACCTCAGCCCCCTGCCAATATCCCGATGCCG GATGATCAAGATGCCTATGAGGAGATCGTGCGGCTGCGACAGGAGAGGGGCCGCCTGCTGCAGAAGATCCGGGGCCTGGAGCAGAACCAGGAACGGAAGAAGCAGGAG CTGCCAGAGGCGGAGGCCAGCTCCCTCCACAGCCTGGAGAGACAG GTGCAAGAGCTACAGCAGCTGctggcagagaggcaggaggagaaggagagtcTAGGACGGGAGGTGGAAAGTTTGCAGAGCAGGCTGTCCCTGCTGGAG AATGAGAGGGAGAACACCAGCTATGATGTGGCCACCCTGCAGGACGAGGAGGGTGAGCTGCCCGACTTCCCAG GGGCTGAGGCGCTGCTCTCCAAGCACCTAAGCCCATCGGCCCAGGATCTCTTGGCCTCGCTGCAGGAGCAGGTGGCCACGCTCACCAGACAGAACCAGGAACTGATGGAGAAGgtccag ATCCTGGAGCACTTCGAGAAGGACGAGATGGAGGCTGACAGTCTGGCCGAGGTCATCCCTCTGGCGCTGTACAACTCTCTCCGGGCTGAGTTTGACCAGCTCCGCAGGCAGCATGCCAAGGCCCTGCAGGCGCTGGGGCAGCAGGAAGCACAGGAGGGCCCTGGAGAAGAGGAGGCAGCCCCTAGGGAGGGCAACGGCCTGGGAGCCAAGGCCGCCAGAAACGGACCAGTGGAAGCAGAGCTTAACGGCACTGCAGCTCCGGAAACTAGAGTTAATGGAGCCGAGAGCACAGATGAGGAGGCTGCGGGAGTAGAAACCACGGAAGCCAGAGCTTTGGAAGCAGCATCCATGGTGGCAGAGGCCACGGAAACAAGACCCACGGACGCTGAGGCCACAGAAACAGAGGGTGTGGGCGCCGAGCGCTTGGAAACAAAGGCCGCGGGGGCTGAGGTCACAGAAACGAAAACTCTAGAAGAAGGAGGAAACTCAGAAACAGAGGCCACGGGAGCAGAGTCCACAAATATGAAAACAGAGGAACCAGAATGGAAGGCCAGTGGAACAGGTGCTGTGCAGGAAGAGCTCACAGGCACAGGGACCATGAAAACGGAGGCCGTGGGAGTGGAGGCCACGACCCCGAGGGTCACCACAGGCCCCACCTTGCACCCCAGTGCTGCTGAGCTGGAGGCGGCCCACGGCAAGTGTGAGCCCGCGGAGGCCGAGGGTGGTGGAGCTGGCGGGGTCAGCAGCGGTGACACAGGCCAGCTGCGGGCCGCCCTGGAGCAGGCCCGGGAGGACCTCCGAGACCGGGACTGCCGCCTCCGGGAGATGGAAGCGGCCTCAGCCCAGCTGGACGAGGCCCAGGCCGGCCGGCTGTTGGCCGAGGAGGAGGCTCGAGGCCTGCGGGCAGAGCTGGCCCAGCGGGAGGAGTTGCGGCTGGAGCTGAGCCGGGAGGTGCAGGCCCTACGGGAGCAGCTGGCTACGGCCGCAGCCGCCGGGGAGCAGCAGCGGGCTGCGGCCGTCAAGCTGGGCCAGGCGCGGGACGTGGCTGAGGCCCGGGCTTCTGAGCTGGCCGCGGCCTGCGAGGAGGCTCGGCGGGGCCTGGCGGAATTGCGTGAGGCCTCCGAGGTGCTCCACCAGTCAGTGGTGCCAGCCTCGGAGCATCACCGGCTGCAGGAGGAGGCCCTGGAGTTGCGGGGACGGGCGGCCAGCCTGGAGCAGGAGGTGGTGGCCACAGGCAAGGAGGCCGCCCGtctgagggcagagctggagcGCGAGCGTGTAGGCAGCGTGGCCCGCCTGGAGCACGAGCGCATCGTGGATGCCCTGCAGGCCAACGTGGCCCAGCTGCAGGGGCAGCTGGAGGAGCTGGGGCGACGCCACGAGAAGACCAGCGCCGAGGTCTTCCAG GTGCAGCGGGAGGCGCTATTCATGAAGAGTGAACGGCACGCGGCCGAGGCCCAGCTGGCCACCGCAGAGCAGCAGCTGCGGGGGCTACGTACTGAGGCCGAGCGGGCACGCCAGGCCCAGAGCCGTGCCCAGGAGGCCCTGGAGAGCGCCAAGGAGAAGGACAAGAAG
- the ANKRD24 gene encoding ankyrin repeat domain-containing protein 24 isoform X9 encodes MRGAASCLEVMLTHGANVMSTDGAAAGGCISCSEMLCSFKAHLNPRDRLGTTPLIIAAQMCHTDLCRLLLQQGAAANDQDLQGRTALMLACEGASPETVEVLLQGGAQPGITDALGQDAAHYGALAGDKLILHLLQEAAQRPSAPSEDDSGEASSQNSVSSHEKQGAPKKRKAPQPPANIPMPDDQDAYEEIVRLRQERGRLLQKIRGLEQNQERKKQELPEAEASSLHSLERQVQELQQLLAERQEEKESLGREVESLQSRLSLLENERENTSYDVATLQDEEGELPDFPGAEALLSKHLSPSAQDLLASLQEQVATLTRQNQELMEKVQILEHFEKDEMEADSLAEVIPLALYNSLRAEFDQLRRQHAKALQALGQQEAQEGPGEEEAAPREGNGLGAKAARNGPVEAELNGTAAPETRVNGAESTDEEAAGVETTEARALEAASMVAEATETRPTDAEATETEGVGAERLETKAAGAEVTETKTLEEGGNSETEATGAESTNMKTEEPEWKASGTGAVQEELTGTGTMKTEAVGVEATTPRVTTGPTLHPSAAELEAAHGKCEPAEAEGGGAGGVSSGDTGQLRAALEQAREDLRDRDCRLREMEAASAQLDEAQAGRLLAEEEARGLRAELAQREELRLELSREVQALREQLATAAAAGEQQRAAAVKLGQARDVAEARASELAAACEEARRGLAELREASEVLHQSVVPASEHHRLQEEALELRGRAASLEQEVVATGKEAARLRAELERERVGSVARLEHERIVDALQANVAQLQGQLEELGRRHEKTSAEVFQVQREALFMKSERHAAEAQLATAEQQLRGLRTEAERARQAQSRAQEALESAKEKDKKITELSKEVFSLKEALKDQPGAPGSSDVEALRGQVKALREQLEEAARDHSAVVALYRSHLLYAIQGQMDEDVQQILSQILQMQRLQAQGR; translated from the exons ATGAGGGGTGCAGCCAGCTGTCTAGAGGTGATGCTGACACACGGCGCCAACGTTATGAGCACGGATGGGGCAG cGGCTGGCggctgcatctcctgctcagaaatgCTCTGCTCCTTCAAGGCACATCTGAATCCCCGAGATCGG ctgggtACAACACCCCTCATCATAGCAGCTCAGATGTGTCACACAGATCTGTGCCGCCTCCTCCTGCAGCAAGGGGCTGCTGCAAATGACCAGGACCTTCAGGGCAG GACGGCCCTGATGCTGGCCTGTGAGGGAGCCAGCCCCGAAACAGTGGAGGTGCTGCTGCAGGGTGGGGCCCAGCCGGGCATCACTGATGCGCTGGGCCAGGACGCTGCTCACTACGGCGCCCTGGCAGGGGACAAACTCATCCTACACCTCCTGCAGGAGGCCGCCCAGCGCCCCTCAGCACCCAGCG aggaTGACTCAGGCGAGGCATCATCTCAG AACTCTGTGTCCAGCCATGAAAAGCAAGGGGCCCCCAAGAAGCGAAAGGCACCTCAGCCCCCTGCCAATATCCCGATGCCG GATGATCAAGATGCCTATGAGGAGATCGTGCGGCTGCGACAGGAGAGGGGCCGCCTGCTGCAGAAGATCCGGGGCCTGGAGCAGAACCAGGAACGGAAGAAGCAGGAG CTGCCAGAGGCGGAGGCCAGCTCCCTCCACAGCCTGGAGAGACAG GTGCAAGAGCTACAGCAGCTGctggcagagaggcaggaggagaaggagagtcTAGGACGGGAGGTGGAAAGTTTGCAGAGCAGGCTGTCCCTGCTGGAG AATGAGAGGGAGAACACCAGCTATGATGTGGCCACCCTGCAGGACGAGGAGGGTGAGCTGCCCGACTTCCCAG GGGCTGAGGCGCTGCTCTCCAAGCACCTAAGCCCATCGGCCCAGGATCTCTTGGCCTCGCTGCAGGAGCAGGTGGCCACGCTCACCAGACAGAACCAGGAACTGATGGAGAAGgtccag ATCCTGGAGCACTTCGAGAAGGACGAGATGGAGGCTGACAGTCTGGCCGAGGTCATCCCTCTGGCGCTGTACAACTCTCTCCGGGCTGAGTTTGACCAGCTCCGCAGGCAGCATGCCAAGGCCCTGCAGGCGCTGGGGCAGCAGGAAGCACAGGAGGGCCCTGGAGAAGAGGAGGCAGCCCCTAGGGAGGGCAACGGCCTGGGAGCCAAGGCCGCCAGAAACGGACCAGTGGAAGCAGAGCTTAACGGCACTGCAGCTCCGGAAACTAGAGTTAATGGAGCCGAGAGCACAGATGAGGAGGCTGCGGGAGTAGAAACCACGGAAGCCAGAGCTTTGGAAGCAGCATCCATGGTGGCAGAGGCCACGGAAACAAGACCCACGGACGCTGAGGCCACAGAAACAGAGGGTGTGGGCGCCGAGCGCTTGGAAACAAAGGCCGCGGGGGCTGAGGTCACAGAAACGAAAACTCTAGAAGAAGGAGGAAACTCAGAAACAGAGGCCACGGGAGCAGAGTCCACAAATATGAAAACAGAGGAACCAGAATGGAAGGCCAGTGGAACAGGTGCTGTGCAGGAAGAGCTCACAGGCACAGGGACCATGAAAACGGAGGCCGTGGGAGTGGAGGCCACGACCCCGAGGGTCACCACAGGCCCCACCTTGCACCCCAGTGCTGCTGAGCTGGAGGCGGCCCACGGCAAGTGTGAGCCCGCGGAGGCCGAGGGTGGTGGAGCTGGCGGGGTCAGCAGCGGTGACACAGGCCAGCTGCGGGCCGCCCTGGAGCAGGCCCGGGAGGACCTCCGAGACCGGGACTGCCGCCTCCGGGAGATGGAAGCGGCCTCAGCCCAGCTGGACGAGGCCCAGGCCGGCCGGCTGTTGGCCGAGGAGGAGGCTCGAGGCCTGCGGGCAGAGCTGGCCCAGCGGGAGGAGTTGCGGCTGGAGCTGAGCCGGGAGGTGCAGGCCCTACGGGAGCAGCTGGCTACGGCCGCAGCCGCCGGGGAGCAGCAGCGGGCTGCGGCCGTCAAGCTGGGCCAGGCGCGGGACGTGGCTGAGGCCCGGGCTTCTGAGCTGGCCGCGGCCTGCGAGGAGGCTCGGCGGGGCCTGGCGGAATTGCGTGAGGCCTCCGAGGTGCTCCACCAGTCAGTGGTGCCAGCCTCGGAGCATCACCGGCTGCAGGAGGAGGCCCTGGAGTTGCGGGGACGGGCGGCCAGCCTGGAGCAGGAGGTGGTGGCCACAGGCAAGGAGGCCGCCCGtctgagggcagagctggagcGCGAGCGTGTAGGCAGCGTGGCCCGCCTGGAGCACGAGCGCATCGTGGATGCCCTGCAGGCCAACGTGGCCCAGCTGCAGGGGCAGCTGGAGGAGCTGGGGCGACGCCACGAGAAGACCAGCGCCGAGGTCTTCCAG GTGCAGCGGGAGGCGCTATTCATGAAGAGTGAACGGCACGCGGCCGAGGCCCAGCTGGCCACCGCAGAGCAGCAGCTGCGGGGGCTACGTACTGAGGCCGAGCGGGCACGCCAGGCCCAGAGCCGTGCCCAGGAGGCCCTGGAGAGCGCCAAGGAGAAGGACAAGAAG
- the ANKRD24 gene encoding ankyrin repeat domain-containing protein 24 isoform X10, whose amino-acid sequence MLGLAAGGCISCSEMLCSFKAHLNPRDRLGTTPLIIAAQMCHTDLCRLLLQQGAAANDQDLQGRTALMLACEGASPETVEVLLQGGAQPGITDALGQDAAHYGALAGDKLILHLLQEAAQRPSAPSEDDSGEASSQNSVSSHEKQGAPKKRKAPQPPANIPMPDDQDAYEEIVRLRQERGRLLQKIRGLEQNQERKKQELPEAEASSLHSLERQVQELQQLLAERQEEKESLGREVESLQSRLSLLENERENTSYDVATLQDEEGELPDFPGAEALLSKHLSPSAQDLLASLQEQVATLTRQNQELMEKVQILEHFEKDEMEADSLAEVIPLALYNSLRAEFDQLRRQHAKALQALGQQEAQEGPGEEEAAPREGNGLGAKAARNGPVEAELNGTAAPETRVNGAESTDEEAAGVETTEARALEAASMVAEATETRPTDAEATETEGVGAERLETKAAGAEVTETKTLEEGGNSETEATGAESTNMKTEEPEWKASGTGAVQEELTGTGTMKTEAVGVEATTPRVTTGPTLHPSAAELEAAHGKCEPAEAEGGGAGGVSSGDTGQLRAALEQAREDLRDRDCRLREMEAASAQLDEAQAGRLLAEEEARGLRAELAQREELRLELSREVQALREQLATAAAAGEQQRAAAVKLGQARDVAEARASELAAACEEARRGLAELREASEVLHQSVVPASEHHRLQEEALELRGRAASLEQEVVATGKEAARLRAELERERVGSVARLEHERIVDALQANVAQLQGQLEELGRRHEKTSAEVFQVQREALFMKSERHAAEAQLATAEQQLRGLRTEAERARQAQSRAQEALESAKEKDKKITELSKEVFSLKEALKDQPGAPGSSDVEALRGQVKALREQLEEAARDHSAVVALYRSHLLYAIQGQMDEDVQQILSQILQMQRLQAQGR is encoded by the exons ATGCTGGGCCTGG cGGCTGGCggctgcatctcctgctcagaaatgCTCTGCTCCTTCAAGGCACATCTGAATCCCCGAGATCGG ctgggtACAACACCCCTCATCATAGCAGCTCAGATGTGTCACACAGATCTGTGCCGCCTCCTCCTGCAGCAAGGGGCTGCTGCAAATGACCAGGACCTTCAGGGCAG GACGGCCCTGATGCTGGCCTGTGAGGGAGCCAGCCCCGAAACAGTGGAGGTGCTGCTGCAGGGTGGGGCCCAGCCGGGCATCACTGATGCGCTGGGCCAGGACGCTGCTCACTACGGCGCCCTGGCAGGGGACAAACTCATCCTACACCTCCTGCAGGAGGCCGCCCAGCGCCCCTCAGCACCCAGCG aggaTGACTCAGGCGAGGCATCATCTCAG AACTCTGTGTCCAGCCATGAAAAGCAAGGGGCCCCCAAGAAGCGAAAGGCACCTCAGCCCCCTGCCAATATCCCGATGCCG GATGATCAAGATGCCTATGAGGAGATCGTGCGGCTGCGACAGGAGAGGGGCCGCCTGCTGCAGAAGATCCGGGGCCTGGAGCAGAACCAGGAACGGAAGAAGCAGGAG CTGCCAGAGGCGGAGGCCAGCTCCCTCCACAGCCTGGAGAGACAG GTGCAAGAGCTACAGCAGCTGctggcagagaggcaggaggagaaggagagtcTAGGACGGGAGGTGGAAAGTTTGCAGAGCAGGCTGTCCCTGCTGGAG AATGAGAGGGAGAACACCAGCTATGATGTGGCCACCCTGCAGGACGAGGAGGGTGAGCTGCCCGACTTCCCAG GGGCTGAGGCGCTGCTCTCCAAGCACCTAAGCCCATCGGCCCAGGATCTCTTGGCCTCGCTGCAGGAGCAGGTGGCCACGCTCACCAGACAGAACCAGGAACTGATGGAGAAGgtccag ATCCTGGAGCACTTCGAGAAGGACGAGATGGAGGCTGACAGTCTGGCCGAGGTCATCCCTCTGGCGCTGTACAACTCTCTCCGGGCTGAGTTTGACCAGCTCCGCAGGCAGCATGCCAAGGCCCTGCAGGCGCTGGGGCAGCAGGAAGCACAGGAGGGCCCTGGAGAAGAGGAGGCAGCCCCTAGGGAGGGCAACGGCCTGGGAGCCAAGGCCGCCAGAAACGGACCAGTGGAAGCAGAGCTTAACGGCACTGCAGCTCCGGAAACTAGAGTTAATGGAGCCGAGAGCACAGATGAGGAGGCTGCGGGAGTAGAAACCACGGAAGCCAGAGCTTTGGAAGCAGCATCCATGGTGGCAGAGGCCACGGAAACAAGACCCACGGACGCTGAGGCCACAGAAACAGAGGGTGTGGGCGCCGAGCGCTTGGAAACAAAGGCCGCGGGGGCTGAGGTCACAGAAACGAAAACTCTAGAAGAAGGAGGAAACTCAGAAACAGAGGCCACGGGAGCAGAGTCCACAAATATGAAAACAGAGGAACCAGAATGGAAGGCCAGTGGAACAGGTGCTGTGCAGGAAGAGCTCACAGGCACAGGGACCATGAAAACGGAGGCCGTGGGAGTGGAGGCCACGACCCCGAGGGTCACCACAGGCCCCACCTTGCACCCCAGTGCTGCTGAGCTGGAGGCGGCCCACGGCAAGTGTGAGCCCGCGGAGGCCGAGGGTGGTGGAGCTGGCGGGGTCAGCAGCGGTGACACAGGCCAGCTGCGGGCCGCCCTGGAGCAGGCCCGGGAGGACCTCCGAGACCGGGACTGCCGCCTCCGGGAGATGGAAGCGGCCTCAGCCCAGCTGGACGAGGCCCAGGCCGGCCGGCTGTTGGCCGAGGAGGAGGCTCGAGGCCTGCGGGCAGAGCTGGCCCAGCGGGAGGAGTTGCGGCTGGAGCTGAGCCGGGAGGTGCAGGCCCTACGGGAGCAGCTGGCTACGGCCGCAGCCGCCGGGGAGCAGCAGCGGGCTGCGGCCGTCAAGCTGGGCCAGGCGCGGGACGTGGCTGAGGCCCGGGCTTCTGAGCTGGCCGCGGCCTGCGAGGAGGCTCGGCGGGGCCTGGCGGAATTGCGTGAGGCCTCCGAGGTGCTCCACCAGTCAGTGGTGCCAGCCTCGGAGCATCACCGGCTGCAGGAGGAGGCCCTGGAGTTGCGGGGACGGGCGGCCAGCCTGGAGCAGGAGGTGGTGGCCACAGGCAAGGAGGCCGCCCGtctgagggcagagctggagcGCGAGCGTGTAGGCAGCGTGGCCCGCCTGGAGCACGAGCGCATCGTGGATGCCCTGCAGGCCAACGTGGCCCAGCTGCAGGGGCAGCTGGAGGAGCTGGGGCGACGCCACGAGAAGACCAGCGCCGAGGTCTTCCAG GTGCAGCGGGAGGCGCTATTCATGAAGAGTGAACGGCACGCGGCCGAGGCCCAGCTGGCCACCGCAGAGCAGCAGCTGCGGGGGCTACGTACTGAGGCCGAGCGGGCACGCCAGGCCCAGAGCCGTGCCCAGGAGGCCCTGGAGAGCGCCAAGGAGAAGGACAAGAAG